From Nicotiana tabacum cultivar K326 chromosome 22, ASM71507v2, whole genome shotgun sequence, one genomic window encodes:
- the LOC107815540 gene encoding phosphoinositide phospholipase C 2 isoform X3 — MSTNDNKQHFKVCFCWSLGFKLRGGEIPEDIKQVFEFYSVNGIMSIDNLINFLEKEQKEVNVTKVAQIIFNSLKHHHNIVHKRGLNLDAFFKYLIGDYNFAHQSKVHQNMDAPLAHYFIYTGHNSYLTGNQLSSDCSTEPIKKALKKGVRVIELDLWSNITKDDIDVRHGGTLTTPVKLSKCLKAIKEVAFSDSEYPVILTFEDHLHPYPHLQKKVAQMVKKTFGSMLFIPKSEMDEFPSPNFLKNKILISTKPPPKSSPESDKERDEDQDEEFEEVLKYRDLIAIHATKHKGGMENFGRHASFDKVGRLSMNEQALEKALAVTEHGHQLIRFTQRHILRVYPKGARINSSNYDPLIAWMRGAQMVAFNMQGYCKYLWMMQGFFRANGGCGYVKKPEFLLSADGACHEVFNSMALPVKTILKVKIYMGEGWRADFHFRHFDYCSPPDFYARESWNCGSPC; from the exons ATGTCTACCAATGATAATAAGCAACATTTCAAGGTCTGCTTCTGCTGGTCACTAGGATTCAAGTTAAGGGGAGGTGAAATACCAGAAGATATTAAGCAAGTCTTTGAATTTTACTCAGTAAACGGGATTATGAGCATAGATAATCTAATTAATTTCTTAGAGAAAGAACAGAAGGAGGTGAATGTTACAAAAGTGGCCCAAATTATATTCAATAGCCTCAAGCATCATCACAATATTGTCCACAAAAGAGGATTGAATCTTGATGCTTTCTTTAAATATCTTATTGGTGATTATAACTTTGCCCACCAGTCTAAG GTCCACCAAAATATGGATGCTCCGTTGGCTCATTATTTTATATACACTGGACATAACTCTTACTTAACTGGAAACCAGCTGAGCAGTGATTGTAGTACTGAACCTATAAAGAAGGCACTAAAGAAAGGAGTTAGAGTGATTGAATTGGACCTTTGGTCTAATATTACCAAAGATGATATCGATGTTCGTCACGGAGG GACACTGACAACTCCTGTTAAACTAAGCAAATGTCTGAAAGCCATAAAGGAGGTTGCTTTCTCAGATTCTGAATATCCTGTTATATTAACCTTTGAAGACCACCTTCATCCTTACCCACACCTTCAAAAAAAAGTCGCTCAG ATGGTCAAGAAAACATTTGGTTCCATGCTATTCATCCCAAAATCAGAAATGGACGAATTTCCTTCACCAAACTTTTTAAAGAATAAAATCTTAATTTCGACGAAACCACCACCAAAAAGTAGCCCTGAATCAGACAAG GAGAGGGATGAAGACCAGGATGAGGAGTTCGAAGAAGTTCTCAAATATAGAGATTTGATAGCAATCCATGCCACGAAGCATAAAGGTGGCATGGAAAATTTTGGGAGGCATGCAAGTTTTGATAAAGTTGGACGTCTTAGCATGAATGAACAAGCCCTTGAAAAAGCTTTAGCTGTCACTGAACACGGCCATCAACTAATTCG ATTTACTCAACGACATATATTAAGGGTGTACCCAAAGGGTGCACGCATTAATTCATCAAACTATGATCCTCTAATTGCATGGATGCGCGGAGCTCAGATGGTTGCATTTAACATGCAG GGTTATTGTAAGTACCTATGGATGATGCAAGGATTTTTTCGAGCCAACGGAGGATGTGGTTATGTGAAAAAACCAGAATTTTTACTAAGTGCTGATGGCGCATGTCATGAAGTTTTCAATTCCATGGCCTTGCCAGTGAAGACAATTCTCAAG GTAAAGATATACATGGGAGAAGGTTGGCGTGCAGACTTCCACTTTAGACACTTCGATTATTGTTCCCCTCCAGACTTCTATGCCAGGGAAA GTTGGAATTGCGGGAGTCCCTGCTGA
- the LOC107815540 gene encoding phosphoinositide phospholipase C 2 isoform X2: protein MSTNDNKQHFKVCFCWSLGFKLRGGEIPEDIKQVFEFYSVNGIMSIDNLINFLEKEQKEVNVTKVAQIIFNSLKHHHNIVHKRGLNLDAFFKYLIGDYNFAHQSKVHQNMDAPLAHYFIYTGHNSYLTGNQLSSDCSTEPIKKALKKGVRVIELDLWSNITKDDIDVRHGGTLTTPVKLSKCLKAIKEVAFSDSEYPVILTFEDHLHPYPHLQKKVAQMVKKTFGSMLFIPKSEMDEFPSPNFLKNKILISTKPPPKSSPESDKERDEDQDEEFEEVLKYRDLIAIHATKHKGGMENFGRHASFDKVGRLSMNEQALEKALAVTEHGHQLIRFTQRHILRVYPKGARINSSNYDPLIAWMRGAQMVAFNMQGYCKYLWMMQGFFRANGGCGYVKKPEFLLSADGACHEVFNSMALPVKTILKVGIAGVPADTKKMCKTRIVDDQWLPIWNEEFEFPIRVPELALLRIDVKDYDPSGEDEFAGQTCLPVSELRTGIRCVPLYKHRGDVYRSVKLLMRFEFMSP, encoded by the exons ATGTCTACCAATGATAATAAGCAACATTTCAAGGTCTGCTTCTGCTGGTCACTAGGATTCAAGTTAAGGGGAGGTGAAATACCAGAAGATATTAAGCAAGTCTTTGAATTTTACTCAGTAAACGGGATTATGAGCATAGATAATCTAATTAATTTCTTAGAGAAAGAACAGAAGGAGGTGAATGTTACAAAAGTGGCCCAAATTATATTCAATAGCCTCAAGCATCATCACAATATTGTCCACAAAAGAGGATTGAATCTTGATGCTTTCTTTAAATATCTTATTGGTGATTATAACTTTGCCCACCAGTCTAAG GTCCACCAAAATATGGATGCTCCGTTGGCTCATTATTTTATATACACTGGACATAACTCTTACTTAACTGGAAACCAGCTGAGCAGTGATTGTAGTACTGAACCTATAAAGAAGGCACTAAAGAAAGGAGTTAGAGTGATTGAATTGGACCTTTGGTCTAATATTACCAAAGATGATATCGATGTTCGTCACGGAGG GACACTGACAACTCCTGTTAAACTAAGCAAATGTCTGAAAGCCATAAAGGAGGTTGCTTTCTCAGATTCTGAATATCCTGTTATATTAACCTTTGAAGACCACCTTCATCCTTACCCACACCTTCAAAAAAAAGTCGCTCAG ATGGTCAAGAAAACATTTGGTTCCATGCTATTCATCCCAAAATCAGAAATGGACGAATTTCCTTCACCAAACTTTTTAAAGAATAAAATCTTAATTTCGACGAAACCACCACCAAAAAGTAGCCCTGAATCAGACAAG GAGAGGGATGAAGACCAGGATGAGGAGTTCGAAGAAGTTCTCAAATATAGAGATTTGATAGCAATCCATGCCACGAAGCATAAAGGTGGCATGGAAAATTTTGGGAGGCATGCAAGTTTTGATAAAGTTGGACGTCTTAGCATGAATGAACAAGCCCTTGAAAAAGCTTTAGCTGTCACTGAACACGGCCATCAACTAATTCG ATTTACTCAACGACATATATTAAGGGTGTACCCAAAGGGTGCACGCATTAATTCATCAAACTATGATCCTCTAATTGCATGGATGCGCGGAGCTCAGATGGTTGCATTTAACATGCAG GGTTATTGTAAGTACCTATGGATGATGCAAGGATTTTTTCGAGCCAACGGAGGATGTGGTTATGTGAAAAAACCAGAATTTTTACTAAGTGCTGATGGCGCATGTCATGAAGTTTTCAATTCCATGGCCTTGCCAGTGAAGACAATTCTCAAG GTTGGAATTGCGGGAGTCCCTGCTGATACTAAGAAGATGTGCAAAACTAGGATAGTTGACGATCAATGGTTACCAATATGGAATGAGGAATTCGAATTCCCAATTCGTGTTCCTGAACTGGCTTTGCTTCGCATTGATGTTAAAGATTATGACCCCTCTGGAGAAGATGAATTTGCAGGACAAACATGTTTGCCAGTTTCTGAGCTCAGGACTGGGATTCGATGCGTTCCATTGTATAAGCACAGAGGAGACGTCTACAGATCCGTAAAACTTCT
- the LOC107815540 gene encoding phosphoinositide phospholipase C 2 isoform X1, with product MSTNDNKQHFKVCFCWSLGFKLRGGEIPEDIKQVFEFYSVNGIMSIDNLINFLEKEQKEVNVTKVAQIIFNSLKHHHNIVHKRGLNLDAFFKYLIGDYNFAHQSKVHQNMDAPLAHYFIYTGHNSYLTGNQLSSDCSTEPIKKALKKGVRVIELDLWSNITKDDIDVRHGGTLTTPVKLSKCLKAIKEVAFSDSEYPVILTFEDHLHPYPHLQKKVAQMVKKTFGSMLFIPKSEMDEFPSPNFLKNKILISTKPPPKSSPESDKERDEDQDEEFEEVLKYRDLIAIHATKHKGGMENFGRHASFDKVGRLSMNEQALEKALAVTEHGHQLIRFTQRHILRVYPKGARINSSNYDPLIAWMRGAQMVAFNMQGYCKYLWMMQGFFRANGGCGYVKKPEFLLSADGACHEVFNSMALPVKTILKVKIYMGEGWRADFHFRHFDYCSPPDFYARESCWLVGIAGVPADTKKMCKTRIVDDQWLPIWNEEFEFPIRVPELALLRIDVKDYDPSGEDEFAGQTCLPVSELRTGIRCVPLYKHRGDVYRSVKLLMRFEFMSP from the exons ATGTCTACCAATGATAATAAGCAACATTTCAAGGTCTGCTTCTGCTGGTCACTAGGATTCAAGTTAAGGGGAGGTGAAATACCAGAAGATATTAAGCAAGTCTTTGAATTTTACTCAGTAAACGGGATTATGAGCATAGATAATCTAATTAATTTCTTAGAGAAAGAACAGAAGGAGGTGAATGTTACAAAAGTGGCCCAAATTATATTCAATAGCCTCAAGCATCATCACAATATTGTCCACAAAAGAGGATTGAATCTTGATGCTTTCTTTAAATATCTTATTGGTGATTATAACTTTGCCCACCAGTCTAAG GTCCACCAAAATATGGATGCTCCGTTGGCTCATTATTTTATATACACTGGACATAACTCTTACTTAACTGGAAACCAGCTGAGCAGTGATTGTAGTACTGAACCTATAAAGAAGGCACTAAAGAAAGGAGTTAGAGTGATTGAATTGGACCTTTGGTCTAATATTACCAAAGATGATATCGATGTTCGTCACGGAGG GACACTGACAACTCCTGTTAAACTAAGCAAATGTCTGAAAGCCATAAAGGAGGTTGCTTTCTCAGATTCTGAATATCCTGTTATATTAACCTTTGAAGACCACCTTCATCCTTACCCACACCTTCAAAAAAAAGTCGCTCAG ATGGTCAAGAAAACATTTGGTTCCATGCTATTCATCCCAAAATCAGAAATGGACGAATTTCCTTCACCAAACTTTTTAAAGAATAAAATCTTAATTTCGACGAAACCACCACCAAAAAGTAGCCCTGAATCAGACAAG GAGAGGGATGAAGACCAGGATGAGGAGTTCGAAGAAGTTCTCAAATATAGAGATTTGATAGCAATCCATGCCACGAAGCATAAAGGTGGCATGGAAAATTTTGGGAGGCATGCAAGTTTTGATAAAGTTGGACGTCTTAGCATGAATGAACAAGCCCTTGAAAAAGCTTTAGCTGTCACTGAACACGGCCATCAACTAATTCG ATTTACTCAACGACATATATTAAGGGTGTACCCAAAGGGTGCACGCATTAATTCATCAAACTATGATCCTCTAATTGCATGGATGCGCGGAGCTCAGATGGTTGCATTTAACATGCAG GGTTATTGTAAGTACCTATGGATGATGCAAGGATTTTTTCGAGCCAACGGAGGATGTGGTTATGTGAAAAAACCAGAATTTTTACTAAGTGCTGATGGCGCATGTCATGAAGTTTTCAATTCCATGGCCTTGCCAGTGAAGACAATTCTCAAG GTAAAGATATACATGGGAGAAGGTTGGCGTGCAGACTTCCACTTTAGACACTTCGATTATTGTTCCCCTCCAGACTTCTATGCCAGGGAAAGTTGCTGGCTG GTTGGAATTGCGGGAGTCCCTGCTGATACTAAGAAGATGTGCAAAACTAGGATAGTTGACGATCAATGGTTACCAATATGGAATGAGGAATTCGAATTCCCAATTCGTGTTCCTGAACTGGCTTTGCTTCGCATTGATGTTAAAGATTATGACCCCTCTGGAGAAGATGAATTTGCAGGACAAACATGTTTGCCAGTTTCTGAGCTCAGGACTGGGATTCGATGCGTTCCATTGTATAAGCACAGAGGAGACGTCTACAGATCCGTAAAACTTCT